One stretch of Glycine soja cultivar W05 chromosome 7, ASM419377v2, whole genome shotgun sequence DNA includes these proteins:
- the LOC114417687 gene encoding glutathione transferase GST 23-like, producing the protein MSTSGDEQEEAMKEAKEMMEKIEEIKGKNYFGGDNIGYLDIALGWIAYLVPVWEEVGSMQIIDPLKFPATIAWMTNFLSHPVIKDSLPPRDKMLVYYHSRRKELSSTSLGLFKV; encoded by the coding sequence ATGTCTACCAGCGGCGATGAACAAGAAGAGGCTATGAAAGAAGCCAAAGAAATGATGGAGAAAATAGAAGAGATTAAGGGAAAGAATTATTTTGGAGGAGACAATATTGGGTACCTTGACATTGCACTTGGATGGATTGCTTACTTGGTTCCTGTTTGGGAGGAAGTTGGATCAATGCAGATAATAGACCCATTGAAATTTCCAGCCACCATTGCATGGATGACCAATTTTCTCAGCCACCCTGTGATCAAGGACAGCTTGCCCCCAAGAGATAAGATGCTTGTTTACTACCACAGTCGCAGAAAGGAACTTTCTTCAACTTCTCTGGGCTTGTTCAAGGTTTAA
- the LOC114419616 gene encoding probable disease resistance protein At5g63020, translated as MTALELPDIGILGIHGSINANRENVVEKVTRRIERDELFNVVVETSVTKKPDLKRIQEELGKPLGLQLHKKTPKERATLLCERIKREDKILIILRDLQHKIDLAEIGIPFGNDHKGCKILLVAENKKMLSHKTLKTQKQIYVDHVEPKIRDLTRSHKVQTCVII; from the coding sequence atGACGGCTCTCGAACTACCAGATATTGGCATACTTGGGATTCATGGATCAATTAATGCGAATAGGGAAAATGTGGTGGAGAAAGTCACCAGGAGAATTGAGAGAGACGAGTTGTTTAATGTGGTTGTGGAGACAAGCGTGACGAAAAAGCCAGATTTGAAAAGAATTCAAGAAGAACTTGGAAAACCATTGGGTCTACAACTCCACAAGAAAACTCCAAAGGAAAGAGCTACCCTTTTGTGTGAGAGGATTAAGAGGGAGGACAAGATCCTTATCATCCTTCGTGATCTTCAACATAAAATCGACTTGGCCGAGATTGGAATACCCTTTGGGAATGACCACAAGGGTTGTAAAATCTTGTTGGTAGCTGAGAATAAAAAGATGTTGTCCCACAAAACATTGAAAACccaaaaacaaatttatgtgGATCACGTGGAGCCGAAAATTCGTGATCTAACGAGGAGCCATAAagttcaaacttgtgtaataaTTTGA